The DNA region CAGCGAAATGGCATAGCTGGATCAGAGCCTAACATAAGGTACAACGCAGagttctgttcttctgaaataaactacattttcatcatgtttctttagacctgtctaaaataaaggATTTTTTGTGATTTTAGGCTATatgacatggatttattagatTTTTTCCAAATTTAGAAGTTCCAAAGGACTGCaacagtggcttgtaggctatgtgtggaagacaggagatgctaaatgtgtatgttaattaacggttaattaccgtgagaccggcagttatttgcttgactaTTGCCAGTGAGAGAAGTTTGATGTTCGCCATTCAGAATgaattctgtaaaaaaaaaaaataaattaaaaaaaaaatacaaaaaaaaatgtaaatggtgTTTTGCATTGATCACTGTTGGAAGTGGGGAAAATAGTATACCGTTGTCAAGGCTGACCGGAGAGCTAAATGCACTATGATGGTAAATTACTTTTCATGTTAAACACAACCCCGTACCCCATGAGAGAATATGAGCTTAGCCACATGTCTGAAGCATCAGTAGCTCAATGTGCCGTACACACACTACATTCTAAAGTTTGTCGTGTTATTAAACTaagcatttcaaatgtcatggtATATCCTTGTGTGTAATAAAGTAACATGGCTAATTTAGACAAAGCTTTTTCATTGTTAAAATTGGCCCAAAAAATGAatagctgggcgatatggccaaaatattacATCAGTATTTAAAAAGAAAATATGACGGTATTTTtagtttttgaataataaaagttATACATTTGTAGAAGTgatcctagggtggcaacacatactttctaagtgatttcaatgagtCTTtatccattctgattgttttatatcagggtggcaggtagcctagtggttagagcgttgaacttgTAGTCGaaaagttgcaagatcgaatccccgaactgaAAAGGTAAAactctgctcctgaacaaggcagttaacccaccgttcctaggccgtcattgaaaataagactttgttctttaacggacttgcctagttaaataaaggggaaaaaaATACTATTCAATTGAACTTCAGTCAAAACCATTTTCAGCACTTCTATCATTTCTGCATTTCTTGCACTCAATTCTTGCACTCAATTTCAGTGGTGAAAagtttgtcatacttgagtaaaagtaaagatgagTTAAAAGAAAAtgattcaagtaaaagtgagtcacccggtaaaatactacttgagtaaaagtctaagtttttggttttaaatatacataagtatATCAAAAGTAAGTGTAAttgataaaatgtacttaagtatcaaaagtataaatcatttcaaattccttattaagcaaaacagatggcatcatgttctttttttaaaaaatgattaTTTACGCTAGCGaggagcacactccaacactcagacacaatttacaaacaaagcatttgtgtttagtgagtcctcccagatcagaggcagtagatgaccagtgatgttctcttgacaagtgcgtgaattggaccattttcctgtcctactaagcattcaaaatataacgagtacttttaggtgtcagggaaaaggGTCCAATTCGCgtaaaaagtacagtattttctttACGAATGTAGTAAAGTGAAAGTTGtcaaatagtaaagtacagataccaaaaaaatgactttagtacttgaaagtatttttactaaagtactttacaccactgctcaattgaggtaatttccacactgccacgtagggctgcacgatatgggcaaatAATCTAAGATTTATTTTTAATATAGTTCCAAATTAGGCTTAATCCTGGTGTGGGAAATGTCAATGAAACCAACAAGTCACTCATTTGCTCCacctcttcctctgtcccctctagTTTCTACAAGGGTGTGGTACCTCTGTGGATGAGGCAGATCCCCTACACCATGATGAAGTTTGCCTGCTTCGAGAGGACCGTAGAGCTGCTGTACAAACATGTGGTCCCCAAGCCCCGTGCTGAATGCTCCAAGTCTGAACAGCTGGTTGTCACCTTCGTGGCAGGATATATCGGTGAGTCCACAATGCTGGATAGAAGTTTATTGAAAATGGTAGATTAATAGGTATGTTAACAGATTTACAACCATATAGGTCAGGGATGGGCAGCAACTttggtgggggccacaaaaaaaatcAACATGAGGAGCTGTACTGGCTTGTGTCTGCTTACCCATATCCATACTTAGACATGCAGTCAGAGCctgccctagccttttggggcccTAAGCAAAATGTTGGGAGGGGCCAACCAAGTCACAAACTCTGATACCTCCTGCGCCTTAACCTGTTTCTTCCTGTTTCCTAAGTTTTTTATTTTGTTGATTGGGGTggcctagaggttagagcattgggccagtaactgaaatgttgctggatcgaatccctgagctgacaaggtaaaaatcagtcattctgcccctgaacaaggcagttaacccactgttccccagtaggctgtcattgtaaataagaatttgttctaaactgacttgcctagttaaataaagtttttttttaaagtgtttgcTATCCTGCTTCTCCTGGGTCTGTGAAAGGTTCAACGGATTATGTGAGGGGTGGGAATGGGCGGATTTCTCCATCCCCTTCTCCAGCTGTTGTATTGGGTAGTTCAATGGTAAGAAACGTCTCAGTCCCTGGAGCAAAAATGTTCTGCTATCCACGAgtacaggacatcaataagctgttctcaaacattttaaacctgcatcaggaaattTTGGCTATCATAGTGTAATTGAATCCCACATGAACTATGAAGGGCAGCTCATAACAGCTGAAGATGGATTTTAATGAACTGATTGGGTCTCTGCTTGACCCCAACAAATGCTCCATAATAACTGGCCCTGTGCCCTTCCCTAAATCGTGGGATTGGACATTTCAGCAGATTTTTAGCCCTCCATAACTATGAGACTTGCAGCTCTGTGGGGGTAACATTTATTGACAATTTTGATACCTTCTTGAAACACTcgttttataaggaggatggaaTTCACAAgtcatttgggttcctggatcctttcacagcctTATAAGGTTGCAATGAGACAATGACTTGTCAATGaccccagctcagttaatccctaccattgtgtcactTAGTTGTCATTAtacttcagcaaatgtacattatcccaggggtGTTGGAAGAcccaatgtaagtaacctaatttatgtccctctaactgccctgaatgcctctacagatcctacagctattgtatgcagtaatcatgtgcctatgaaccagagttatgctgttagcactgaggtggtgtgccgttagtaggaagtccactgtgtgcagctcaccctgcactaacataaataacatgagcatgtctacttctgttaagcttcccagtaaagcaacaaaaacaatcaagcatcccagGAAAGTGCTAaaaaatagcccacgttaacatatgtagcATATGTAgctcatgaaatcaataatttgctagtaacagatgacttTCATTCTGACGATCTCTGAAACTCAGATAATGCCttttgatacagtggtagcaataaaTGTTTTAATCATCTACAGAAAACAAATGCCAAAGGTGGAGGGGTTGCCATTTTATATTAAGAAtgacattcctgtaaagcttagaagatcatgttaaatactgttggaGTAATATGGCTACAGTTTCATCtacctcacctaaagcccattctggtgggaaacTGCTATTGGCCAACAAGTGCTAACAGGCAGTATCTGGATAATTGGtaaaatgcttgatagtgtatgtgatcaACAGAGGTATATTTTGTGGGTGTTTTTCAacattgactggctttcatcaagctgcccactcaagaaaaagcttcaaactgtaactggtgcctgcaacctggttcacgttatcagtcaacctaccagggtaatttaaaaacagcacaggaatgaaatcatcaacatctttaataatgctgcagaaatttgctttaaagcagtgtCCAAATCGATTGAATGTATTGATCAcaatctaggaaaaccaaagttccaatgGCTTGGCCTAATATAGTGTGAGGTTGTACAATAAAtgttgtagtgattcctatgttattgatgtaaataatatttgtcgATGTGTAATGTTGTCAGTTAGGTTAATGATTTTTTTGATGAGTAGCAAATTTatgcatgacatgccagcaacaaacgctgccactacacatccaagtataactgatcaaattatgaaagttgagcattgtcattttgaattctgtaaagtgtgtgtgtgtgtgtgtgtgtgtgtgtgtgtgtgtgtgtgtgtgtgtgtgtgtgtgtgtgtgtgtgtgtaaggagtgaaaattgtctatcaacaatgacaagccaccaaggtctgacaacttggatgagAGTCTTTTGCCATGGAGCAGAGAGACATTTGCagttttacagtgcattcagaaagtattcagacccttgactttttccacatttaagTTAGCctttattataaaattgatttaaatagttttcctcattctacacacaataccccataacaatagacatttttgccaatttattaatcagccttatttacgtaagttttcagaccctttactcagtactttattgaagcacatttggcagagattacagccttgagtcttgggtatgatgcttggcatacctgtatttggggagtttctcacattcttgcagatcctctcaagctctgtcaggttggatggggagcgttgctcccgagtggcgcagtggtctaggacactgcatctcagcgcaaggggtgtcactgcagtacctggttcgaatccaggctgtatcacatccggctgtgattgggagtcccatagtgtggtgcacaattggcccagcatcgttcaggtttggcctgggtaggcatcatcgtaaataagaatttgttctttagtAACTTGCCTACATAAATAAAggtcacattttttttaaataaaatatttcaggtctctccagtgatTTGGGTTCAAGTCTGTGTTTTGTCTggggcactcaaggacattcagacacttgtctcgaagccagcaggttctcatcaaggatctctgtttgggccattcatctttccccttgatcctgactagtctcctagtctctgccgctgaataacatccccacagcatgatgctaccaccacaatgcttcaccgtagggatggtgccaggtttcctccagacgtgacgcttggcattcaggccaaagagtttaatcttggtttaatgagaccagaaaatcttgtttctcatggtctgagagtccttcagatgccctttggcaaactccaagcaggctgtcgtgTTTTTCAccgagtggcttccgtctggccactctaccgtaaaggcctgatttggtggagtgctgcagagatggttgtccttctggaaggttcgcccatctccacagaggagctctgttagattgaccatcgggttcttggtcacctccctgatcaaggcccttctccctcgattgctcagtttggccgggcctcggtggttccaaacttcttccatttttaagaatggaggccactgttctttgggaccttcattGCTGCATACCTTTTTtagtgcccttccccagatctgtgcctcgacacaatcctgtctcggagctgtaCCGATAATTCctccgacctcatggcttggtttttgttctgacatgcactgtcaactgaaaACTTTTTATatagattggtgtgtgtgtgtgtgtgtgtgtgcctttccaaatcatgtccaatcaattgaatttaccacaggtggactccaatgaagttgaagaaacatctcaaggatgtaaACAGGATGaaaacctgagctcaattttgagtctcatactaaagggtctgaatatttctgttttgtgtttttaatacatttgcacacaaatATCCTGTTTTCGCTTCGTCGTTATGGGGGTGTGTACATTGAtgttctatttaatccattttagaatgaggctgtaacttaacaaaatatggaagaagtcaaggggtctgaatattttcccgaatgcactgtaggtggaTGAACTGCATTTAAAATCATTGAAGAAATGGTCATAAAAAAATAATCCGGTCACGTTAAATCTGTTAGCAGGCCATATTTGGCTGTATGTTTGAGACTGCTGCCCTAGTCAAAATCAAGATTTCCTATGTTGTCTTGATCACATCCCTGGTGTTTGTTCTCTCCCCTTCAGCTGGTGTGTTCTGTGCCATTGTGTCTCACCCTGCTGACTCTGTGGTGTCTGTACTGAACAAGGAGAGTGGCAGCAGCGCCATCGGAGTACTCAAGAAACTCGGACCCAAAGGTGAGTACTGGATTCTTTCCAGAAGTTCTACAGACAAAGGCGGGCTATCCTATTGCCCATTCTAACTGTTTTTAGAACGGCAATTCTCAGCTGGTGGGTTGCGACCCAAATGGAGGTTTTGAATGGGTGTCTGattttaaataaacattttaaaatgctCATTGAATTTAAACAACTAAAACCAGGTAGAACGTTTTTAGAAATGATAATGAACCTAGATTTTTGAATAATTAAATCCCTGAGCAATTTTACTTCAATCCCAGTATTTTTAATATGGAACTATTAGCGCTGTTTAGTTGGTTttgtggtctcaaaccagtaaGCTTATTAACATTCTTAATCAATAATATGGGCAAAATTGAATTATTGACAATGAAAAAGGTGGGAATGTTGTTCCTTTGTCATATTATTGTCACATTTACTATCATGGCATAACACAAtctggatttatttatttttatggccTTTTTTCGCAACGCAAATATTGGTTTGCGACTGAGACAACCTGGTTGAATTTGGGTCTTGAGGCACAACCAGTTAAGAACCACTGGTTTAGAATGTAGATTGATGGTGTTAACTTTGCAGTAAAAACACTGAGGTTTCCAACACACTCCTTAGATCTCTCTCTGAGGGCTGATTGCAGCTCCAGCCCAGGTGCCCCAGGCAGCTTTCTGGCTGGACAGTTGCTTGAGTCAATGGCCTGTGCGAACAGTCTACCTGCTCCCCAGCCCATTACCTGCACTGGCAGCCTCGCTcgaatactaccagtgcagacTTGCAGTACCTATTACCACCTGTCTCAGAGTAACCATCATTAGTCGTTGACCTTTGATATTTTTAAATGGTGTAATGGGATATTCAAATATCTCAATTTGATCGGAGTTTAAACAGTTTGcctttatttatcttgctctttCTTCCCTCTGTTCGTCCTTCCTTCTCAGGTGTGTGGAAGGGTCTGGTGGCCCGTATCATCATGATCGGTACCCTGACCGCCCTGCAGTGGTTCATCTACGACTCTGTGAAGGTCTACTTCCGCCTGCCCCGTCCCCCTCCCCCAGAGATGCCCGAGTCCCTCAAGAAGAAGCTTGGCCTCACCGAGTAACGAAACAAATATCGGCTTTATCAACAAATAGCAATTCAAAATAGCGGCCTTATCAAAAGATGTAAGACAGCGGCCTTATCAAACACATCCTTCAGTTAACAACCGCCTAGCACACCGCTCTCTACCTGCTATAGTCATAGCCACCTACACTGGGCTGGGCTACTGATCAGCAGGATTGGGGTTGATTCAATTTTAATTCCGTGTCAGTTCTAGACGTAAACTTCAATTATAATTTTAAATGCAAATGTTCTTAATTGAATGGAAGgtaattggaatttcagtttacttcctgaattgattgAATAGAAATGTAATTGTCCCCAGCCCAACTGGTCATTGGTAATGATTCATTAGGCATACTAAAATATAAGAGGGAAGATGGTTCCCCCCTGTGGGGGTATAGAGGAAAGACTACGACATGAATGCAATCAGGTTTTAACACCCCACCATAGTTGGTCAATGTTCTAATAAATGTGGAAACAAcagtgttttgtcttgtttttcaagGATTGTGGCTGATAAGGAaggtaatgttttgattccactttAGATGCCTCTTTACAGACTGACCATTGCCAGTAGTTGTGATTTTAGTTATCTGTTTTAAATATGAGGTACTGATAAGACTTTCAACAGTCAGATTTTTTTGCACCATCACCTAAAACTACATATTTATAGGGTTGGGTGGTATCTAGATTTTCATCCGGTTTGTGTACCATACGGTATTACCGGAAGTGCGCACAAGGCGTTCCATTTTTAATTGCTCAAAACAGCTTAGACAACtgggatcttgatccaggaggggattgaatCCTTCAGAAAGATGAGTCCTTAGACAAATCCGTTGACTCCTTCCTCTGCACTGATTTGTAAAAGGCTTGACAGGTGAAATCTGGTGGACGTTCATCATTAGGGTGGGTTTTCAGATCAGTACAGATGAGGTGACAGCATTTTGGTATTTGAAAGAGTGTCTTATGGTGATGAAGTACATGAACAGCTGACATGTCAGGTCACCCGTTAGCGGCAGTACACTTCCTGTGGGGGATGGAAGTTTAGGGCTTAGAGTTGATTACCTGCACTCAGGAGGCAGCAGGCAAGGAGAGAGGACTAGGAGAGAAGACAACAAGCCAAGGGTAAGACTTACTGTAAATATACTTTAATTTGGATTTTGGAACAAGTGAAAGAGCAGTGGTGAGAGGGTCCAATACCAATAACCAGTCTCTGATGTTTGGGTGTCAAAGTATGTGAAGCATGCACTATTAACCAATGATGATGGTGTGCAATACCCATTTGTACATGGGCTACTTGAGCCTATATGATGCACTGATGCAATTTCAATCTGCCTATTGACCCTGGATATTTAGGCTATTGGTTGATTAATCGTGGTATACTGATTAAGGTCTTGCCATGTCATTGATTGGCAAGAAAAAAGCTAATACAGAAGGACTGGTAAAAAGCAACAGGGACATTGAATTTTGAACACAGTACACAAGGTATGTGAGGTGTAACTATCTTAAGGCTACTTaattgcagtggtggaaaaagtatccaattgtcatagagtaaaagtaaagatgccttttTAATAGAACTTTTTGAGTAAAGTGaaattcacccagtaaaatcATACTTGAGCAAAATTATTTGgtttcaaatatacttaagtgtcaaaagtaaatgtaattgctaaaataaacttaagtataaataatttaaaatccTCTATATTAAACCAGAAGGCACCATTTTCCTTTTTTTctttttacagatagccagtggcacactccaacacttagacataatttacaaaccaagcatttgtgtttagtgagtgccACAGAGGCaatagggaggaccagggatgttctcttgacaagtgcatgaattggaccattttcctgacATGCTAGTAACAAGTACTTTtgtttgtcagggaaaatgtatggagtaaaaagtacgctattttctttaggaatgtagtgaagtaaaagttgtcaaatacaGATTCTGCAAAAAACTGTTTAAGTAGTAATTCAAagtatttttttacttaagtactttaccgCACTGCTTAATTGTCGCATCCATTACTCTTGGGCAACAGCTTCCGCCTGGGACAAGGCAGTCACGTATTGACAAGAGCAACCAGAATCCCATGCGGTACATTCTCTGAGACAGAGGGCAATTTTTTATCAAGGAAAAGGGATGTGTGTACTGAAGATGTTTTCCTTCAAATTAGTTTTGGATGTCATGTTATGGACAATTAGTGTATCGTGCTTTATAAAGTTGTGGTGATTATTAATAGACTAAAGCTAATTATTATAAACCCAGATGAAATAGGCTGAGATGTTGAAATATTTGTGTTAGGCCTAAATAAAATTCGCATCGCATTCTAGAATTTTCTAGCCTATCCAAATAAAATACTCTTAAAATTGTGTATAAAGTTTATGATTCAAAAATGTACTCGCGCCTCGTCATATTCTTTGGGTATCTATTTAAAGTTATGCGTCTCTGCCAATTTATCCCCTAATTTGATCTCCGATGTCGTCTACCCTCGGCCAAATTGTCTATTTAGCAGATTGACCGAAGATGGAAcgactgtctgtctgctttgcGAAAGTGGGACTGATTTGAAATTGAATGTGTTGGCGACGTGCCATGCCCAAGAGATTATGGATTGCGCAAATTTAACTGTGTTCGTCCCTTCTCATTCATCTGACTATTGTATTGGCCTGCCTAGTATCATCTTTACGGCATGGACGATTATATTTGTTTTTCTAGTAATCCAAAATATTATAATGGAAACAATCTATTGTTCCTGGCCTACACGGATGACCTTGCCAAGCGGATAAGGATCAAGCGCATTATCGCTCAATGTATTTATGCACGCCGTGACTGGAGGACGATGTCATTCAACATTCACTTGTAATAGATTGACAATTTTGCGGCACCACCCTGTACTTAATTATTTCCACATTGACCTCACCATTATGGGCATTTGAGGAATAAGCTTTATTTCAACCATTGACCCATAATGTCTTTGCATGATTTAAAAAACAAGTTACTCCTAATTTGGCCACATTGCTGCAGCTGTCATCCCGGGAAATAATTATTTTGGTAACACTGACTAGGAATAAAACCTTCATAACACATTATGCGCTATGCATATATCCCCGTTTGTTTATTACTGCCCATATACTGGATACATATCGTCTATAGTCATCAGAGAAGCAGGACAAATGCACCAGATGGAGCCTGTGACATTACAGGATTACAGGATAACTCCTTTTTAACAGTCTGCAGTCAAATTTGGCATCCGATTAGTAGAGCCGTTGGAGcacaggggggagagggagagcagcagcAAACTACAGTAGAGCTCTGTGCTGTCACTGTGGCGCTTTTTGTAGTGCACCCTCGATTTAGGCCTGTGTCACATGCACTGATTGCAGTGCTGCAGCTCACCTATCTGATTCCTCCCACCTGCCCTGTCTGGATTTGGATACAGCCGTTGTGTGAGGTGTTGTGGGTGCAGGGGGAAGGCACCGTAGCTCTCGTCGAGTCTGACATGTTGATTACATGGTGGTATTTATACCTCGCAGCTCGGAGCATCGTCAAACAAAGCAAGTATCTGTTGTATTATACCTGGGGAAGTTCAGGGTGTCCTGCTAGGATCAGCTCTGCTCGGTTATAAGGGTTGgggctcaggtgtgtgtgtgtgtgtgtaagaaacGGGTGTAGGAGGTGAAAATCACATAGGACTACGAGCTGtagaatcaaatgtatttaaccttcatCCGTAATCTCCGTGCAGTGCTGCCAGCCTGCCGTTTTAAAGCAACGCAGGCTGTTTTTCATGAATGCATTACTTATTTAGTGAAACCTACATTCACCCTACCAAGGTCGACCAACGTGTTTGGCCAGCTTGGTTGATAGGGTTTATAATGTATGCCATTTATCCAAAGAGACTTACATTCATCctagcatacatttttttaaatgacgtATGGTTGGTCCCAGGACTCTAACCtactatcctggcgttgcaagaGCCACGATCTACCAACGAAGCTAcagaggaaaaggaaagcaaACACATTACCATTTTGTCGTATGTCTTTGGACATGTGAAAGACCACTTCTGTTTCTCCACctctttcccctttctctcttcatAGCATTGAACATGGCCTCTATCCTTCAGAAGCTCATCACTCCCCTGTTCAGTGGGACACCTGAGCCCGCCAGGAACAAGGTGACAGTGGTGGGGGTCGGCCAGGTCGGCATGGCCTGTGCTGTCAGTATCCTGCTCAGGGTAAGACCAGACCTGCTGTGTTTATACTCCTGTCAGATTACTACCCCCTAGAGCTACAGTATTATGGTGTTTAGTCTACTGCATTGACACTGGATTACTCTTTACTCTGAGACATGGCTGTAGACTCCTTAGATGCCATAGGAGTCAACTGTCATGTCTCAGGCCAATCTTACTCTCTGCCTACTGATCTTCTCTCAATATTACACGTCCATCCATTCCCTCCTTATTACAGTGTTATTATAATGTTCAGTACTTTGTTGCTAAACtataaaacaggtttttagacatgcaCATGCAGAATATGTGTAATTGACTACCATTGCTTAGACTGATATTAGCTCAGAAGGGATTATAATTGTGTTTTATAATCTGTTATGAAGAGGGTGTTATTCCTAGGCAGTTTTACCAACATAATTATTTCTCGGGATGACAGCTACAGCAATGTGGCCAATGAGTTTTAGGAGTATCTTATTTTTGAAGTCACGCAAATACATTATGGGTCAATGGTTGAAATGTAGTTTTATTCTTCAAATGCCCATCATGGTGAAGTCAAGGTGGAAAGAATAACTGCACAGTCATTGTACATTCATCACATcttacccccacccccctctcttcctctctctcttcaggaGCTGGCTGATGAGCTGGCCTTGGTGGATGTGATGGAGGACAAGTTGAAGGGAGAGATGATGGATCTGCAGCATGGCAGCCTCTTCCTCAAAACGCCCAAGATAGTCGCCAGCAAAGGTGAGTGTGTGGCACCAGGAAACCATAAAACCAAGATGGACACAATCTGCATGTCAAATGTCTGTGTGTTAAATCAAGTACTCTCACTGAGAGGGGAAGTGTATGAAGGGGAGATGGGATAAGGGTGAAAGGGAAATGTATGAATGCATTATTCTATTAATGATGTGACAAATTATTGAAAGAAATACTAGACACAAATGATATACAGTACTCTCATTGATTTGATATTCTCCCACGGTCAGACTACTCTGTGACGGCGAACTCTCGTATCGTCGTGGTAACTGCGGGCGTTCGTcagcaggagggagagagcaggttGAACCTGGTTCAGAGGAACGTCAACATCTTCAAACACATCATCCCTCAGATCATAAAACACTCCCCCAAGTGCATCATCATCGTGGTCTCCAACCCAGGTACACTCACATATGCATACTGTATATACTAgtggaggctggtaggaggagctataggaggatgggctcattgtaatggctggaatggaattaatggaacgatataaaacatatggaaaccatgtttggctccattccattccagccattacaatgagcccgttctcctatagctcctcccaccagccttcaCTGGTACATACACACCTAAATATACACACACCAagtacactctcacacacagacaccataGACTCAGAGCCATTTATTTAGATATGTAAATATATGGCTCTGCAGACA from Oncorhynchus mykiss isolate Arlee chromosome 1, USDA_OmykA_1.1, whole genome shotgun sequence includes:
- the LOC110524847 gene encoding phosphate carrier protein, mitochondrial isoform X4, with product MCGIGGILSCGTTHTALVPLDLVKCRLQVDPDKYKSIFKGFSITIKEDGMRGLAKGWAPTFIGYSMQGLCKFGFYEVFKITYSDFIGEENTYLWRTSLYLAASASAEFFADIALAPMEACKVRIQTCPGYASNLRQCAPKMFAEEGIWAFYKGVVPLWMRQIPYTMMKFACFERTVELLYKHVVPKPRAECSKSEQLVVTFVAGYIAGVFCAIVSHPADSVVSVLNKESGSSAIGVLKKLGPKGVWKGLVARIIMIGTLTALQWFIYDSVKVYFRLPRPPPPEMPESLKKKLGLTE
- the LOC110524881 gene encoding L-lactate dehydrogenase B-A chain isoform X1 yields the protein MRYAYIPVCLLLPIYWIHIVYSHQRSRTNAPDGACDITGLQDNSFLTVCSQIWHPISRAVGAQGGEGEQQQTTVELCAVTVALFVVHPRFRPVSHALIAVLQLTYLIPPTCPVWIWIQPLCEVLWVQGEGTVALVESDMLITWWYLYLAARSIVKQTLNMASILQKLITPLFSGTPEPARNKVTVVGVGQVGMACAVSILLRELADELALVDVMEDKLKGEMMDLQHGSLFLKTPKIVASKDYSVTANSRIVVVTAGVRQQEGESRLNLVQRNVNIFKHIIPQIIKHSPKCIIIVVSNPVDVLTYVTWKLSGLPKHRVIGSGTNLDSARFRYLMAEKLGIHATSFNGWILGEHGDTSVPVWSGTNVAGVNLQTLNPDIGTDADQENWKETHKQVVDSAYEVIKLKGYTNWAIGLSVADLTESLIRNMNRIHPVSTMVKGMYGIDDEVYLSLPCVLNAGGVASVVNMTLTDDEIGQIKQSADTLWDIQKDLTDV